In Ailuropoda melanoleuca isolate Jingjing chromosome X, ASM200744v2, whole genome shotgun sequence, a single genomic region encodes these proteins:
- the LOC117797487 gene encoding transmembrane gamma-carboxyglutamic acid protein 1-like codes for YDLFLVFLTGEKANSVLKRYPRANGLFEEIRQGNIDRECREEICTFEEAREAFENTEKTVSVSAILKKRSQLCLPFGCMCAICIPELCALLSVTDPSQITFVKNSGRGI; via the coding sequence TATGATCTCTTCTTAGTTTTCCTCACAGGAGAAAAAGCCAATTCAGTATTGAAACGCTACCCAAGAGCGAATGgactttttgaagaaataagacaGGGCAACATTGATCGTGAATGCAGAGAAGAAATCTGCACATTTGAAGAAGCAAGAGAAGCCTTTGAAAATACTGAGAAAACTGTAAGTGTATCGGCAATTTTGAAGAAACGTTCACAGCTTTGCCTACCTTTTGGATGTATGTGTGCCATCTGCATTCCCGAATTGTGTGCACTGCTGTCAGTTACAGATCCATCACAAATTACCTTTGTGAAGAACTCTGGAAGGGGCATCTAA